The Anas platyrhynchos isolate ZD024472 breed Pekin duck chromosome 3, IASCAAS_PekinDuck_T2T, whole genome shotgun sequence genome includes a window with the following:
- the LOC139998565 gene encoding protein aveugle-like: MDTEVQDGAEAQDGAEALSEGCSLAEVSEGPPAQWSVPEVCAWLGARCGDGDLVQLAAEHGVSGRALLRMTEGTLRRMGVTPRSRHRELLRELLGLRLQQDLEELLSIAGE; encoded by the exons ATGGACACCGAGGTGCAGGATGGTGCCGAGGCGCAGGATGGTGCCGAGGCTCTGTCGGAGGGATGTTCGCTGGCcgag GTCTCGGaggggcccccagcacagtgGTCGGTGCCGGAGGTGTGCGCCTGGCTGGGTGCACGGTGCGGGGACGGGGACCTGGTGCAGCTGGCGGCCGAGCACGGGGTCAGCGGCCGGGCCCTGCTGCGAATGACTGAGGGGACCCTGCGGCGCATGGGGGTCACCCCCCGCAGCCGGCACCGGGAGCTGCtgcgggagctgctggggctgcggctgcagcaggatctggaagagctgctgagcaTCGCCGGGG AGTGA